AGAGACGACGCGCTTTTGACCGCCTGAAAGACGATACGGCGGACGATCATTGATATCCCAAGCGCCGACGCATTCCAAAGCCGTGCGGACGCGACGGGCTACCTCGTCGGCGGGAAGACCTAAATTTTGCGGACCGAAAGCGACATCTTCGTATACTGTCGGCATAAATAGTTGATCGTCAGGATCTTGAAATACCATGCCGACGGTGCGGTGAATATGATTTAAAGTTTCCTTGGCAACGGGAAACCCGCCGATATTTACGTCCCCGGCAGTAGGAAGAGCGGCGCCGCAAACATGAGACAGCAGTGTGGTTTTGCCGGAACCATTGGCGCCAACAATAGCGACCGCTTCTCCGTGCCCGATGTCCAAAGTGATATTTTGCAGAGCAGCGGTACCATCCGGGTACAGATATTGCACATCGGTAAAAGTGACTTTGTGATGACTCATGGGGAACCTCCTATCAATAGGCTGCCGAGAATTAGCGGTAGATTGAATTGGCGGCAGAGCAAAAAAAATGCGCTCCACGCAAGAAAATAGCCTGTATCACGGCTGCGCCAGGAGGGTAGGAGGTTGCCGGGCATTTCTCCGCTAAAGCCCCGGCAGCTCATGGCCTGGTAGATCCGTTCCGCTCGTTCCATACTGCGAAGCAGCCATTGTCCAAGAAGTGAGCCCCAAGCATGCATGGCTATGGCATTTCCCTGAAAAGAACGCATACGGTAGGCTTGCAAAATGCGGCTGCTTTCTTCTAATAATAGATGCAGATACCGGTAAAGAAATAATAGTTGAACCACAAGGGCTTTGGGGCAACCTAACGTACGTAAGGAGGCGCAGAGCGGCTGTAAGCCAGTCGTTGCAATTAGCAGCAAAGACGCGGATACGCTGAAAAGCAGCTTGCAGGCAATGACGCCAAAGGAAACCCAGCCTTTAGAGATAGTAAATCCCCCCGGTAATATGTAAATAGCTTGGTCAAAAAAAGGATTAAATAGGCCGAGCATGAGAACAACCGGGGCGGCTATCAGTAACCGTTTGGCGATGACGGCGGGAGGGATGCCGCCGAGAGTGCAGAGGCCAATCGGGTATAGGCAAAGCGGTAACAGCGCCGAAAACTCGTATTTATTAAAAGAAGCGAGGATGAGTAAAAACAACAGTGTTGTCAGCAGTTTAGTTGTGGGATGCAGCTGTTGAAGGAACGCTGTCTGAGAAGACAATGCTTCCAGACAACGCAAATCCAGCCAGGATGATTCGGCCTTAAGCATAGGCGCATGTAACTCGCTTTCTATTGGGATACAACTTTTTTAGGATACTTAATGATGTTTGGCGACATAGCGCAGGGCTTTTCCGGTGAAAAAAGCTAAGAATAAGGTGAGGCAAGCGCCAAGCATGCCAGCCACAGATTTGCCCGCGTCTACAGAAGGCCAGGAAGTATCTTTGCTATCAGCAGCTGCTTCTGCTGTTTCTTCGCTCTTGAAATTATAGTCCGGGAAGGGAGAGTACTTGTTTTGCCATTGTTGCACCAGCGCATGAACCTCACTACTGGCTGTCAATTCTTCTTGGCCGCTTGTTTCTGCGATAGACCACTCCAGCCCGTCTGGTTGTGTGGAGGCAAACCAGGAAAGACCGCCAGCGATGAAAAGGGCCAGGCAGAAGAAAGCAGCTAAACTAGTTCGATGTATGTTTCTAGTAGGAGCCGGGCCGGATAGTATGTGCGGCGCCGCTTGAGCCAGAAAGCTGACAACTGCTGCTACAACCAGTCCTTCCACTAAGCCGATGGCCAGATGGATGGGCTGCATCAGCAATACAAAGGTGCCAAAAGGAAGTTCGCTGATGCCGGAAAACAATGTTTCTAGAACTACGCTAAAAGCGCCAGCTTGCAGTCCTAATACACCGGCCAAAATGGAAGCAGCAAGGATGCGGCCTTTAGAAAAAGAGCCTTCGGCAATGGGCTTATATATATAGGGATAAGCCAGATAACAAGGGAAAAAGCCTAGGTTGAAAATATTACAGCCGAGCGCTAAAAGACCGCCGTCGGCAAAAAATAAAGCTTGGATCATTAAGATAGAAGCAATCGTGAGAAAAGCGGCATGAGGACCCAAAAGAATGGCCAAGAGCAGGCCGCCTCCTAAGTGACCGCTGGAGCCGGTGGCGGGAATGGAGAAATTAATCATTTGAGCGGCAAAGACAAACGCGCCCAATACGCCCATTAAGGGGACTTTGCGTTCTTCTAAATCATTTTGTACTTTTTTGGCAGCGTAAGCGGTCAGACAAGCGGTTACACCCCACATTGCGCCGCCAACTGCTGGAGAAATTAGAGCATCGGCCATGTGCATACAAAGGTCACTCCTTGTTGTCATTTTCTTTTTCTGGCGTCTTGCTCATCTCCGGCAAGGCGCACAAAAAAGCTCCAATCAGCTTGGAGCATGACTTTCGTAGTCATTTGACAACCTTCGTGGCTGTTTTATAGTACACAACATTCTACGTGCCGTGCTGATTTCCTTCTTAGAGTTGAGTATAAGAAAGAACCGAGTTTGCGAAAAAGTAAACTCGGTTCTTTCGTTTTCTTTTTAATGCATCCAGGAAGTTTTGGTATCCAAGAGGATACCGTCATCTCTGGTGGCCTGGGTTAGACTGTGTTCTTGCGCTTGAATGCAGACAAAGTAAAGGTCTTCGCTGTCGCTGGCTTTCCAACTGCGCTCGCCAGCAGGGGCAACACGAATCAGGGCGCCTTCTTGTACGGGAAATTCTTCGCCGTCCACAAAAAAGACGCCGCTTCCCCGTAAAATCAGATACAGTTCTTCGTTTTTCTTGTGAGCGTGTACAAAGGGCATGGCAGTGCCGGCGGCCAAGCGGTTTAGCGACATTTCGCAGCCTGTAAGGCCTAAGTCTTTGCCGACAAAAAGTTTTCCTGAGAAGCCGTTATACTCTTTCTCCTGTAGTGTTTCAAAAGGACCGGCATTTAAAATAGAATAATTTTTTTTCATGGTAGTTTCCTACTTTCTTTTTATTAGTGTACATACACCTGAACGTTTAAATGAAAATGGTTGG
This sequence is a window from Anaeromusa acidaminophila DSM 3853. Protein-coding genes within it:
- a CDS encoding energy-coupling factor ABC transporter ATP-binding protein, which encodes MSHHKVTFTDVQYLYPDGTAALQNITLDIGHGEAVAIVGANGSGKTTLLSHVCGAALPTAGDVNIGGFPVAKETLNHIHRTVGMVFQDPDDQLFMPTVYEDVAFGPQNLGLPADEVARRVRTALECVGAWDINDRPPYRLSGGQKRVVSIATVLAMEPAILVMDEPSAFLDPWARRSVLQLLRSFQHTKLIATHDLDLALELCERTVVLQNGRILADGPTQSIFTDQDLLAQAHLELPFSLQKCPICSKVKG
- a CDS encoding cupin domain-containing protein; protein product: MKKNYSILNAGPFETLQEKEYNGFSGKLFVGKDLGLTGCEMSLNRLAAGTAMPFVHAHKKNEELYLILRGSGVFFVDGEEFPVQEGALIRVAPAGERSWKASDSEDLYFVCIQAQEHSLTQATRDDGILLDTKTSWMH
- the cbiQ gene encoding cobalt ECF transporter T component CbiQ — its product is MLKAESSWLDLRCLEALSSQTAFLQQLHPTTKLLTTLLFLLILASFNKYEFSALLPLCLYPIGLCTLGGIPPAVIAKRLLIAAPVVLMLGLFNPFFDQAIYILPGGFTISKGWVSFGVIACKLLFSVSASLLLIATTGLQPLCASLRTLGCPKALVVQLLFLYRYLHLLLEESSRILQAYRMRSFQGNAIAMHAWGSLLGQWLLRSMERAERIYQAMSCRGFSGEMPGNLLPSWRSRDTGYFLAWSAFFLLCRQFNLPLILGSLLIGGSP
- a CDS encoding energy-coupling factor ABC transporter permease, whose amino-acid sequence is MHMADALISPAVGGAMWGVTACLTAYAAKKVQNDLEERKVPLMGVLGAFVFAAQMINFSIPATGSSGHLGGGLLLAILLGPHAAFLTIASILMIQALFFADGGLLALGCNIFNLGFFPCYLAYPYIYKPIAEGSFSKGRILAASILAGVLGLQAGAFSVVLETLFSGISELPFGTFVLLMQPIHLAIGLVEGLVVAAVVSFLAQAAPHILSGPAPTRNIHRTSLAAFFCLALFIAGGLSWFASTQPDGLEWSIAETSGQEELTASSEVHALVQQWQNKYSPFPDYNFKSEETAEAAADSKDTSWPSVDAGKSVAGMLGACLTLFLAFFTGKALRYVAKHH